A window of Hemibagrus wyckioides isolate EC202008001 linkage group LG03, SWU_Hwy_1.0, whole genome shotgun sequence contains these coding sequences:
- the sdhaf4 gene encoding succinate dehydrogenase assembly factor 4, mitochondrial, which yields MSLLRFCSFNNNSLLKNGLLLESMITACSRTAGYTRKEDKKPLRKPKTPQGKFDTDADDTKTTDAFKKFPDDVNPYTKEKGGPTGPEPTRYGDWERKGRCIDF from the exons ATGTCCCTTTTACGTTTCTGTTCTTTTAACAATAATAGTTTGCTTAAGAATGGACTATTATTAGAGTCGATGATTACAG CGTGCTCAAGGACAGCAGGCTACACAAGGAAAGAGGATAAGAAGCCCCTCCGCAAGCCAAAGACACCTCAGGGGAAGTTCGACACGGATGCTGACGACACAAAAACTACAGACGCCTTTAAAA AATTTCCAGATGATGTGAATCCATACACAAAAGAAAAAGGCGGCCCGACAGGCCCTGAGCCGACACGATATGGAGACTGGGAGAGAAAGGGACGCTGTATTGACTTTTAG